A section of the Chryseobacterium scophthalmum genome encodes:
- a CDS encoding efflux RND transporter periplasmic adaptor subunit, with translation MKRNIIYITLTFIFLVSCGKKETTSEPEGEIKTEQTEEHGEEAPQTIASLTDEQIKSVGVTLGKIELKELTSTIKANGTLRVPNNNKATITSMYGGIIKTLNVQIGDFVKKGQVIASISNPEYIQLQEQYLTVKSRIAFAEQEYRRQKELFDNDAGAKKNLQSSDAELKTLRTQKSSLQRQLQIMGINPANVNNGNLRSGLVITSPISGTVSNISAQIGSYIDISSPVADVIDNGSLHLDLQVFEKDLPKMKVGQIVHFKLTNNPETEYDAKIFSIGSSFENESKTISVHCSVTGNKAGLIDGMNITGIVSLDKSTTPAVPNEAIVEADSKYYIFIKTNKKPEEHAEEKGEHAHEEKTNQKESKTVNFEKIEVVKGSSDMGYTAITTVNEIPAEASVVTKGAFFVNAKLSNSGDHAH, from the coding sequence ATGAAACGAAATATCATCTATATCACCCTTACTTTTATTTTCCTCGTAAGCTGCGGGAAAAAAGAAACAACTTCAGAACCTGAAGGAGAAATTAAGACGGAACAAACCGAAGAACACGGCGAAGAAGCTCCTCAAACGATTGCAAGTCTTACCGATGAGCAAATAAAAAGCGTGGGTGTAACTTTAGGAAAAATTGAATTAAAAGAACTGACTTCCACGATTAAAGCAAATGGTACATTACGGGTTCCAAATAATAATAAAGCGACTATCACTTCGATGTATGGTGGAATTATTAAGACATTAAATGTTCAGATTGGGGACTTTGTAAAAAAAGGACAGGTCATCGCATCGATAAGCAATCCTGAATATATCCAACTACAAGAGCAATATCTCACGGTAAAAAGCAGAATTGCATTTGCCGAGCAGGAATACAGAAGGCAAAAAGAATTGTTTGATAATGATGCCGGTGCAAAGAAAAACTTGCAAAGTTCTGATGCCGAACTGAAAACCTTAAGGACTCAAAAATCATCTTTACAAAGACAGCTTCAGATTATGGGAATTAACCCTGCAAATGTGAATAATGGTAATTTACGTTCAGGTTTGGTCATCACATCGCCAATTAGCGGAACGGTAAGTAATATTTCTGCACAGATAGGAAGTTACATTGATATTTCATCTCCTGTCGCAGATGTGATTGATAATGGTTCTCTGCATCTTGATTTACAGGTTTTTGAAAAAGATTTGCCAAAAATGAAAGTCGGGCAAATCGTTCATTTTAAACTGACTAACAACCCGGAAACGGAGTACGATGCAAAAATATTCAGCATCGGTTCATCTTTTGAAAACGAAAGCAAAACCATTTCTGTACACTGTTCTGTCACTGGAAATAAGGCCGGATTAATCGACGGAATGAATATTACCGGAATTGTAAGCCTTGATAAAAGTACAACACCGGCTGTTCCTAATGAAGCCATCGTAGAAGCAGACAGTAAATATTATATTTTTATTAAAACCAATAAAAAACCTGAAGAACACGCTGAAGAAAAAGGCGAACACGCACACGAAGAGAAAACAAACCAAAAAGAATCTAAGACAGTCAATTTTGAAAAAATAGAAGTTGTAAAAGGTTCTTCCGATATGGGATATACGGCAATTACTACCGTTAACGAAATTCCTGCAGAGGCATCTGTGGTTACAAAAGGTGCCTTTTTTGTGAATGCCAAATTATCAAATTCTGGCGATCATGCGCATTGA
- a CDS encoding helix-turn-helix domain-containing protein: MSKVVNFETVDDYNQFNNHETLHPLVSIIDFSKAHPRTGSKMNFNLYCIFLKDVKCGDLKYGRATYDYQQGTLVFVSPGQILEVENKTDLYQPTGHGIAFHPDLIKGTSLAKAISEYHFFSYNTNEALHLSAKERQLILDLFGIIDNELKQSVDKHSKKLITSNIELFFNYCERFYDRQFITRENVNKGLLEKFEHLLNTYFSSDKPYSVGLPSVAYCADQLHLSANYFGDLIKKETGKTAQEYIQNKIIDVAKERVFNIDQSISQIAYELGFKYPQHFIRLFKQRTGVTPNEFRNLN; encoded by the coding sequence ATGAGTAAAGTAGTTAATTTTGAAACGGTCGACGATTATAATCAGTTTAATAATCATGAGACTTTGCATCCTTTGGTAAGCATTATTGATTTTTCTAAAGCTCACCCAAGAACCGGCTCTAAAATGAACTTTAACTTATACTGTATTTTTTTGAAAGATGTAAAATGTGGTGATTTAAAATATGGCCGTGCAACTTACGATTATCAGCAAGGTACTTTGGTTTTTGTTTCTCCGGGACAGATTCTGGAGGTAGAGAATAAAACAGATCTATATCAACCGACAGGACACGGAATTGCTTTTCATCCGGATCTAATTAAAGGAACATCTTTGGCAAAAGCAATTTCAGAATATCATTTTTTCAGCTATAATACCAATGAAGCGCTTCATCTTTCAGCTAAAGAACGTCAATTGATTCTTGATCTTTTTGGTATTATTGATAATGAATTGAAACAATCTGTAGATAAACACAGTAAAAAACTTATCACATCCAATATCGAATTGTTCTTTAATTATTGTGAACGCTTTTACGACCGCCAGTTTATCACCCGTGAAAATGTAAACAAAGGACTTTTAGAAAAATTTGAACATTTATTGAATACCTATTTTTCATCTGATAAACCTTATTCTGTAGGATTGCCTTCTGTTGCTTATTGCGCCGATCAATTGCATTTATCTGCCAATTATTTCGGCGATCTAATAAAAAAAGAAACCGGTAAAACTGCTCAGGAGTATATTCAGAATAAAATAATCGATGTAGCGAAAGAAAGGGTTTTTAATATTGACCAATCGATAAGTCAGATCGCTTACGAATTGGGATTCAAATATCCACAGCATTTTATTAGACTTTTTAAACAGAGAACTGGCGTAACACCTAATGAATTTAGAAATTTAAATTAA